In Drosophila nasuta strain 15112-1781.00 chromosome 2R, ASM2355853v1, whole genome shotgun sequence, a single genomic region encodes these proteins:
- the LOC132786907 gene encoding serine palmitoyltransferase small subunit B, whose protein sequence is MWNLKQTASHLYRQYELITCINMFEPWEKKLINGFFLIMVVLVIFSSYVYLPSYMETLLEVIKPTTGSSQPSEKAYVPMKISSF, encoded by the exons atgtggaatttaaaacaaaccgCCTCACATTTGTATCGTCAATATGAGCTTATAACTTGCATTAACATGTTTGAGCCATGGGAAAAGAAGCTAATCA ATGGATTCTTTCTGATTATGGTTGTACTTGTGATCTTCTCCAGCTACGTTTATTTGCCCAGCTATATGGAAACGCTGCTGGAAGTGATTAAGCCCACAACTGGATCTAGTCAGCCATCAGAGAAGGCTTATGTGCCAATGAAAATCAGCAGTTTTTAA
- the LOC132786908 gene encoding pickpocket protein 11 produces the protein MNWKEYLPWALRVFLYLLSFYFSLPFFVTVARTLLENFTSTSVSFNLDTLYLNWNTSFPAITVCELYNSEKIWDISDDHFGSEHELYIDDFISEIAFFRGICISCENCDKLKCPDNFTMLLDVFRSKCNELIMECSYLNMFFDCCEQFLPIPTEYGLCFSFNSHQARKESQVYYKNNRITGAGHLTFHAAADVQVHVHPPIDVPFHFAEGMIRETVLVGSYKELILNVIEVFNHESVDELNYEERRCRYGHEHVEQRLGIYEFYSYSGCIVECTVALHLLYCNCTSHFMAMPSKSSLPVCDYRGLICLTNINEKILTERKSCDCMSSCEEPEYNIIFNTADDKQEAERDVSDIHVALVELPTQRYVRRVAKTHLDLLISVGGLVGLFFNTSALRLVETVFLILEYRRSIYNWAKRIYLGTLKYLQLLIGLK, from the exons ATGAACTGGAAGGAATATTTGCCGTGGGCACTTAGAGT GTTTCTCTATTTACTCTCATTTTACTTCTCGCTGCCGTTTTTTGTAACGGTTGCCAGAACTTTGTTGGAAAATTTCACTTCCACTTCTGTGTCGTTTAACTTGGATACGCTTTA CCTTAACTGGAATACTTCGTTTCCGGCTATAACAGTGTGTGAACTCTACAACTCCGAGAAGATATGGGATATAAGCGATGATCATTTTGGTTCAGAGCACGAATTGTATATTGATGACTTTATTAGCGAGATTGCCTTCTTTCGTGGTATCTGCATCAGTTGCGAGAACTGTGACAAACTCAAATGTCCTGACAATTTCACAATGCTGTTGGATGTG TTTCGCAGCAAATGTAATGAACTCATTATGGAGTGCAGCTACCTTAATATGTTCTTCGACTGCTGCGAACAGTTCTTGCCTATTCCCACAGAGTATGGTCTTTGTTTCTCCTTCAACTCGCATCAGGCACGCAAGGAATCTCAAGTGTACTACAAGAATAATCGCATAACGGGCGCCGGTCACCTAACTTTCCATGCGGCTGCCGATGTGCAAGTTCATGTGCATCCGCCTATCGATGTGCCATTTCACTTTGCCGAGGGCATGATCAGGGAAACAGTTTTAGTTGGCAGCTACAAGGAATTAATATTGAATGTCATCGAGGTGTTCAATCACGAATCAGTGGATGAGCTGAACTATGAGGAACGACGTTGTCGCTACGGTCACGAGCATGTCGAGCAGCGACTGGGCATCTATGAGTTCTATAGTTACTCCGGTTGCATTGTCGAGTGTACGGTGGCATTGCATCTGCTCTATTGCAATTGCACCAGCCATTTTATGGCTATGCCCAGCAAGAGTTCGCTGCCCGTCTGTGACTATCGTGGACTCATTTGCTTGACGAACATAAACGAAAAGATCTTGACTGAGCGCAAGTCCTGTGATTGCATGAGCTCTTGTGAGGAGCCAGAGTACAACATTATCTTCAATACAGCAGATGA TAAACAGGAGGCTGAAAGAGATGTTTCCGATATTCATGTGGCACTCGTCGAGTTGCCCACGCAACGTTATGTGCGTCGCGTGGCCAAAACCCACTTGGATCTTTTAA TTTCTGTTGGTGGTTTAGTTGGACTATTCTTCAACACATCGGCGTTGCGCCTTGTGGAAACCGTATTTCTTATTTTGGAGTATAGACGATCGATATACAATTGGGCAAAACGAATCTACCTTGGCACATTAAAGTATTTACAGTTGTTAATAGGTTTAAAGTAA
- the LOC132784959 gene encoding serine protease grass, producing the protein MQLFICTLAIVLLAIPNLVISQSGSGCYTTNGEQGLCVPLQKCQFVRDLLITFGRNLPRSIQNEIRQETCYGGQGAPFHMCCPRGAVLEPQSSGPKETPTPPQKKSSGNVRQTTQNLRYIDPQGLDVLNSVTECGKKSNIKLSHGEPTKIGEFPWLALLKYAKSGRPFQCGGSLITDRFVLTAAHCTRGVFDLVGVRLGEHNLATEEDCQVFGGRRRECLPPYEEYGIDEIRAHPNSGAGSIGYDIALLKLDRTVTFKIHIKPICLPIDRTSQDIAYDQSFFISGWGTTENNEPSDVLLKAVVKRKDLDVCRNYYAEAPVTENHICAVSEDTQHTCRGDSGGPVFFLHAFKQTARYVQYGVISFGGQRCGIHQNEPGVFASVLDMLPWITQNLQ; encoded by the exons ATGCAGCTATTTATATGCACATTGGCCATTGTCTTGTTGGCCATTCCCAATCTGGTGATCAGTC agTCGGGCAGTGGCTGCTACACAACAAACGGCGAACAAGGCCTTTGTGTGCCTCTCCAGAAATGTCAATTTGTGCGTGATCTGCTCATCACCTTCGGACGCAATCTGCCACGCTCGATACAGAATGAGATTCGGCAAGAGACCTGCTATGGCGGACAGGGAGCA CCTTTCCATATGTGCTGTCCCAGAGGTGCCGTCTTGGAACCCCAAAGCAGTGGCCCCAAAGAAACACCGACACCACCTCAAAAAAAATCATCGGGTAATGTGCGACAAACCACACAGAATCTCCGATACATCGATCCCCAAGGCTTGGACGTCCTCAACTCTGTCACGGAGTGCGGTAAGAAGAGCAACATCAAGCTGAGCCACGGTGAGCCAACCAAGATTGGTGAATTCCCCTGGCTGGCGCTGTTGAAGTACGCAAAGTCAGGGAGACCTTTTCAATGTGGTGGAAGCTTGATCACCGATCGCTTTGTCTTAACTGCCGCTCACTGCACCAGAGGTGTCTTTGATCT CGTTGGCGTGCGTCTGGGGGAACACAATCTCGCGACTGAGGAAGATTGCCAGGTGTTTGGCGGACGCCGCAGAGAATGCTTGCCACCTTATGAGGAGTATGGCATTGATGAGATACGCGCACATCCCAACTCGGGAGCGGGTTCCATCGGCTACGATATTGCCCTGCTCAAACTGGATCGCACAGTTACATTTAAGATTCACATCAAACCCATCTGTCTCCCCATTGACCGAACTTCCCAAGATATTGCCTACGATCAGAGTTTCTTCATCTCCGGTTGGGGCACCACAGAGAACAACGAACCATCAGATGTGCTGCTCAAGGCGGTGGTCAAGCGAAAAGATCTCGATGTGTGCCGCAACTACTATGCGGAAGCTCCAGTGACTGAAAATCATATTTGTGCAGTGAGCGAAGATACTCAACACACCTGTCGTGGAGACTCTGGTGGTCCGGTCTTCTTCCTCCATGCCTTCAAGCAAACAGCGCGCTATGTGCAGTATGGCGTTATCTCATTTGGAGGTCAACGCTGTGGCATCCACCAGAATGAACCAGGTGTGTTTGCCTCGGTTTTGGATATGTTGCCCTGGATCACACAGAATCTCCAATGA